One Pseudomonas brassicacearum genomic region harbors:
- a CDS encoding LysR substrate-binding domain-containing protein, with protein MSRRLPPLYALRAFEAAARYSSFTRAAEELSITQSAVSRHIRTLEEHFACRLFQRSGRNLQLTEAARLLLPGVREGFMALERACHTLHGEDDILRMKAPSTLTMRWLLARLSRFRHLQPGNEVQLTSAWMDIDAVDFNTEPFDCAVLLGNGHFPADWEASLLFPEELIPVGAPNLLNDQPWDVARLASAELLHPTPDRRDWRNWLQRMGLSDKVSLKGGQVFDTLELGMIAAARGYGVSMGDLLMVAEDVAQGRLSLPWPTAVASGEHYYLVWPKTRPGGERLRRLSDFLQGEVKAMQLPAVERLG; from the coding sequence ATGTCTCGTCGTCTCCCTCCTCTTTATGCGTTGCGAGCCTTTGAAGCGGCGGCGCGATACAGCTCATTCACCCGGGCCGCTGAAGAGCTGTCGATTACGCAAAGTGCGGTCAGCCGGCATATTCGTACGCTTGAAGAGCACTTTGCCTGTCGGTTGTTTCAGCGCAGTGGTCGCAATCTGCAGCTGACCGAGGCGGCGCGGTTGCTGCTGCCGGGCGTGCGTGAAGGGTTCATGGCCCTGGAGCGGGCCTGTCATACCTTGCATGGTGAAGACGACATCCTGCGCATGAAAGCGCCCTCGACCCTGACCATGCGCTGGCTGCTGGCGCGCCTGAGTCGGTTCCGGCATCTGCAACCCGGCAACGAGGTGCAACTGACCAGCGCCTGGATGGACATCGACGCAGTGGACTTCAACACCGAGCCCTTCGATTGCGCTGTACTGCTGGGCAACGGGCATTTTCCCGCGGACTGGGAGGCCAGTTTGCTATTCCCCGAGGAACTGATCCCGGTGGGCGCGCCCAATCTGTTGAACGATCAACCCTGGGATGTGGCGCGGTTGGCCAGCGCTGAATTGCTGCACCCCACGCCGGATCGCCGAGACTGGCGCAACTGGCTGCAACGCATGGGGTTGTCGGACAAGGTCTCGCTCAAGGGCGGGCAGGTGTTCGATACGCTGGAGCTGGGCATGATCGCCGCGGCACGGGGTTACGGCGTCTCCATGGGTGACCTGCTGATGGTGGCCGAGGATGTCGCCCAGGGGCGCTTGAGCTTGCCGTGGCCGACCGCCGTAGCCAGCGGTGAGCACTATTACCTCGTCTGGCCGAAGACCCGGCCCGGCGGTGAACGTTTGCGTCGGCTCAGCGATTTTCTCCAGGGCGAAGTGAAGGCCATGCAATTACCCGCCGTGGAACGTCTCGGCTGA
- a CDS encoding YifB family Mg chelatase-like AAA ATPase: MSLAIIHSRAQVGVEAPAVTVEVHLANGLPSLTMVGLPEAAVKESKDRVRSAIINSGLNFPARRITLNLAPADLPKDGGRFDLAIALGILAASVQVPTLTLDDVECLGELALSGAVRPVRGVLPAALAARKAGRTLVVPWANAEEACLASGLKVIAVNHLLEAVAHLNGHTPIDAFVSNGLLSASKPYPDLSEVQGQTGAKRALLIAAAGAHNLLFSGPPGTGKTLLASRLPGLLPPLAENEALEVAAIQSVASCVPLSHWPQRPFRQPHHSASGPALVGGGSKPQPGEITLAHHGVLFLDELPEFDRKVLEVLREPLESGHIVVSRARDRVRFPARFQLVAAMNPCPCGYLGEPSGRCSCTPDMVQRYRNKLSGPLLDRIDLHLTVAREATALNPRSEPGDNTATVAEQVAEARERQQKRQGCANAFLELPGLRRYCKLSTTDETWLETACERLTLSLRAAHRLLKVARTLADLERADRISRDHLAEALQYRPATS; this comes from the coding sequence ATGTCGCTTGCCATTATCCATAGCCGCGCCCAGGTGGGGGTGGAGGCTCCTGCCGTTACTGTTGAAGTCCACCTGGCCAATGGCTTGCCGTCGCTGACGATGGTCGGCTTGCCGGAGGCGGCAGTGAAGGAAAGCAAGGATCGGGTGCGCAGCGCGATCATCAATTCGGGGCTGAATTTCCCGGCCAGGCGCATCACCTTGAACCTGGCGCCGGCGGATCTGCCGAAGGACGGCGGGCGGTTTGACCTGGCCATTGCGTTGGGGATCCTGGCCGCCAGCGTCCAGGTGCCCACCTTGACCCTGGACGATGTGGAGTGCCTCGGCGAGTTGGCGCTATCCGGCGCCGTGCGACCGGTACGCGGGGTATTACCCGCCGCGCTGGCGGCGCGCAAGGCCGGGCGCACGCTGGTGGTGCCCTGGGCAAATGCCGAGGAAGCCTGCCTGGCGTCGGGACTGAAGGTGATTGCCGTGAATCATCTGCTCGAAGCAGTGGCTCATTTGAATGGCCACACCCCGATCGACGCTTTTGTTTCCAATGGGCTGCTTTCGGCCAGCAAGCCCTACCCCGACCTGAGTGAAGTACAGGGCCAGACTGGGGCCAAGCGCGCACTGCTGATCGCCGCTGCGGGGGCGCATAACCTGTTATTCAGCGGACCACCGGGCACCGGCAAGACATTGCTGGCGAGCCGTTTGCCAGGACTGCTGCCGCCGTTGGCGGAAAATGAGGCGCTGGAGGTGGCGGCCATTCAGTCAGTCGCCAGTTGTGTACCGTTGAGCCATTGGCCGCAACGTCCGTTTCGCCAGCCACACCACTCGGCTTCCGGCCCGGCACTGGTGGGTGGTGGATCAAAACCGCAACCCGGGGAAATCACCCTCGCCCACCATGGCGTGCTGTTTCTGGATGAACTGCCGGAGTTTGACCGCAAGGTACTGGAGGTCCTGAGGGAGCCGTTGGAGTCGGGTCACATCGTGGTTTCTCGCGCCCGTGACCGTGTACGCTTTCCGGCACGCTTCCAATTGGTGGCGGCGATGAATCCCTGTCCCTGTGGATATCTTGGCGAGCCCAGCGGCCGTTGCTCGTGTACACCCGACATGGTGCAGCGCTACCGCAATAAACTCTCCGGCCCCCTGCTAGACCGCATCGACCTGCACCTGACCGTCGCCCGGGAGGCCACGGCGTTGAATCCCAGGAGCGAACCCGGTGACAACACGGCCACCGTCGCCGAGCAGGTGGCCGAAGCCCGGGAACGCCAGCAAAAACGCCAGGGCTGTGCCAACGCTTTCCTGGAGCTGCCGGGTTTGCGTCGGTACTGCAAGTTATCCACAACCGATGAAACGTGGCTGGAAACTGCTTGCGAACGGCTCACCTTGTCACTGCGAGCGGCCCACCGCCTGCTCAAGGTTGCCCGTACGCTGGCGGACCTTGAGCGGGCAGATCGAATCAGTCGGGACCACCTGGCCGAAGCGCTGCAGTATCGGCCCGCCACGTCTTGA
- the rep gene encoding DNA helicase Rep, whose amino-acid sequence MSRLNPRQQEAVNYVGGPLLVLAGAGSGKTSVITRKIAHLIQNCGIRAQYIVAMTFTNKAAREMKERVGGLLRAGEGRGLTVCTFHNLGLNIIRKEHARLGYKPGFSIFDETDVKALMTDIMQKEYSGDDGVDEIKNMIGSWKNDLILPAEALENARNPKEQTAAIVYTHYQRTLKAFNAVDFDDLILLPVKLFQDHADILEKWQNKVRYLLVDEYQDTNASQYLLVKLLIGKRNQFTVVGDDDQSIYAWRGARPENLMLLKDDYPSLKVVMLEQNYRSTSRILRCANVLISNNPHEFEKQLWSEMGHGDEIRVIRCRNEDAEAERVAMEILSLHLRTDRPYSDFAILYRGNYQAKLIELKLQHHQIPYRLSGGNSFFGRQEVKDLMAYFRLIVNPDDDNAFLRVINVPRREIGSTTLEKLGNYATERKISMYAATDEIGLGEHLDSRFTDRLARFKRFMDKVREQCAGEDPISALRSMVMDIDYENWLRTNSSSDKAADYRMGNVWFLIEALKNTLEKDEDGDMTVEDAIGKLVLRDMLERQQEEEDGAEGVQMMTLHASKGLEFPYVFIMGMEEEILPHRSSIEADTIEEERRLAYVGITRARQTLAFTFAAKRKQYGEVIDCAPSRFLDELPPDDLAWEGNDDTPTEVKVVRGNSALADIRAMLKR is encoded by the coding sequence ATGTCCCGACTCAATCCCCGGCAGCAAGAAGCCGTGAACTATGTCGGCGGCCCTCTTTTGGTGCTCGCCGGTGCAGGCTCCGGCAAGACCAGCGTGATCACCCGCAAGATCGCGCACCTGATCCAGAACTGTGGCATCCGCGCCCAGTACATCGTCGCCATGACCTTTACCAACAAAGCCGCCCGGGAAATGAAGGAGCGGGTCGGCGGTCTGCTGCGCGCCGGTGAAGGTCGCGGCCTGACGGTCTGCACCTTCCACAACCTGGGCCTGAACATCATCCGCAAGGAACACGCGCGGCTGGGCTACAAGCCGGGCTTCTCGATTTTCGACGAGACCGACGTCAAGGCCTTGATGACCGACATCATGCAGAAGGAGTACTCGGGCGACGACGGCGTGGACGAGATCAAGAACATGATCGGCTCGTGGAAAAACGACCTGATCCTGCCCGCCGAAGCCCTGGAAAACGCCCGCAATCCCAAGGAGCAGACCGCCGCCATCGTCTACACCCACTACCAGCGCACCCTCAAGGCGTTCAATGCGGTGGACTTCGACGACCTGATCCTGCTGCCGGTCAAGCTGTTCCAGGACCACGCCGACATTCTCGAAAAATGGCAGAACAAGGTCCGCTACCTGCTGGTGGACGAATACCAGGACACCAACGCCAGCCAGTATCTGCTGGTGAAGCTGCTGATCGGCAAACGCAACCAGTTCACCGTGGTGGGCGACGACGACCAGTCGATCTACGCCTGGCGCGGCGCGCGGCCGGAAAACCTGATGCTGCTCAAGGACGACTATCCGTCGCTCAAGGTGGTGATGCTGGAGCAGAACTACCGCTCCACCAGCCGCATTCTGCGCTGCGCCAACGTGCTGATTTCCAACAACCCCCACGAGTTCGAAAAGCAGCTGTGGAGCGAGATGGGCCACGGCGACGAGATCCGCGTGATCCGTTGCCGCAACGAAGACGCCGAAGCCGAGCGCGTGGCCATGGAAATCCTCAGCCTGCACCTGCGCACCGACCGGCCGTACAGCGACTTTGCGATCCTGTATCGCGGTAACTATCAGGCCAAGCTGATCGAGCTGAAATTGCAGCATCACCAGATCCCCTATCGTCTGTCGGGGGGCAACAGCTTTTTCGGCCGCCAGGAAGTGAAGGACCTGATGGCCTACTTCCGCCTGATCGTGAACCCGGACGACGACAACGCCTTCCTGCGGGTGATCAACGTCCCGCGCCGGGAAATCGGTTCGACGACCTTGGAAAAACTCGGTAACTACGCCACCGAGCGCAAAATCTCGATGTACGCCGCCACGGACGAAATCGGCCTGGGCGAGCACCTGGACAGCCGCTTCACCGATCGCCTGGCGCGCTTCAAGCGTTTCATGGACAAGGTCCGCGAGCAGTGCGCCGGCGAAGATCCGATTTCGGCGTTGCGCAGCATGGTCATGGACATCGACTACGAGAACTGGCTGCGCACCAACAGTTCCAGCGACAAGGCCGCCGATTACCGCATGGGTAACGTCTGGTTCCTGATCGAGGCGTTGAAAAACACCCTGGAAAAGGACGAAGACGGCGACATGACCGTCGAGGACGCCATCGGCAAACTCGTGCTGCGGGACATGCTCGAACGCCAGCAGGAAGAGGAAGACGGCGCCGAAGGCGTGCAGATGATGACGCTTCACGCCTCAAAGGGCCTGGAATTCCCTTACGTGTTCATCATGGGCATGGAAGAAGAAATCCTGCCGCATCGCTCCAGCATCGAGGCCGACACCATCGAAGAAGAGCGGCGCCTGGCCTACGTCGGTATTACCCGGGCACGCCAGACACTGGCCTTCACCTTCGCCGCCAAGCGCAAGCAATACGGCGAAGTGATCGACTGCGCGCCGAGTCGCTTTCTCGATGAGCTGCCGCCGGACGACCTGGCCTGGGAAGGCAACGACGACACACCGACCGAAGTCAAAGTCGTCCGGGGAAACAGCGCCTTGGCTGACATACGCGCGATGTTAAAGCGCTAG
- a CDS encoding putative bifunctional diguanylate cyclase/phosphodiesterase, translating to MSTPVEPLRLLLLAETPEWSVILRECLVPMGPSVVLISAPNWDSVSSLFEDNRNAVLLTIAALQPTPGRCRLPTVLLLEHEPATAPDGVSDWLVRDVLDRATLRRCLRHVRERGVLENTLQRLAEQDPLTGIANRQGFQTLLTARLAENEGRGLALGHLDLDNFRHANDALGHQAGDRLILQVVSRLKGALEAGDQLARLGSDEFALLIDTRRAPERAEWMAERITEAMAEPYWVDGESLLIGCSLGIAHARAQAGADPLMWHAHIAMQQAKSTQGCTFHIFNERINRNARSLADLESELRRALRRDELELHYQPRLNLEDGNIVGLEALVRWRHGERGLLPPSEFVPLAEQSGLIVPLGYWVISRALRDMQALRERGLAPLHMAVNLSFRQFQDSQLLPTLSRLITERGVEAQWLEFELTETAVMRRSELVKQTMDALGRLGVRFSLDDFGTGFSSFVHLNSLPIALLKIDKSFVGGMEQREENRKLVHAMINLAHNLNLEVVAEGVETREQLDLLRGFGCDQVQGFLISKPLPLPELVEYLTFDGNQSTQEVVV from the coding sequence TTGTCTACGCCTGTCGAACCCTTGCGTTTGCTGTTACTGGCCGAAACGCCTGAGTGGTCAGTGATATTACGCGAGTGCCTGGTGCCCATGGGACCGTCGGTCGTGCTGATCAGCGCCCCAAACTGGGACTCGGTCAGCAGCCTGTTCGAAGACAACCGTAACGCGGTATTGCTGACCATAGCGGCGTTGCAACCGACGCCGGGCCGTTGCCGCTTGCCGACGGTTCTGCTGCTTGAGCATGAACCCGCGACTGCACCCGATGGCGTCAGTGACTGGCTGGTGCGCGATGTACTCGATAGGGCGACCCTGCGCCGTTGCCTGCGCCATGTGCGTGAGCGCGGCGTGCTGGAAAACACTCTGCAGCGCCTCGCCGAACAGGACCCGCTGACCGGCATCGCCAATCGCCAGGGGTTCCAGACTTTGCTGACGGCGCGCCTGGCTGAAAACGAAGGTCGCGGCCTGGCGCTTGGTCACCTCGACCTGGACAACTTCCGCCACGCCAACGATGCCCTGGGTCACCAGGCCGGTGACCGCTTGATTTTGCAAGTGGTGTCGCGGCTCAAGGGGGCACTCGAGGCCGGCGACCAACTGGCGCGGCTGGGCAGCGACGAATTTGCCTTGCTGATCGACACCCGCCGTGCGCCGGAGCGGGCCGAGTGGATGGCCGAGCGCATCACCGAAGCCATGGCTGAACCCTACTGGGTGGACGGCGAAAGCCTGCTGATCGGTTGCAGCCTGGGCATCGCTCACGCCCGCGCCCAGGCCGGCGCGGATCCGCTGATGTGGCACGCCCACATCGCCATGCAGCAGGCCAAGAGCACTCAAGGCTGCACTTTTCATATCTTCAATGAGCGCATCAACCGCAACGCCCGCAGCCTCGCCGACCTGGAAAGCGAACTGCGCCGGGCGCTGCGTCGCGACGAGTTGGAGCTGCATTATCAACCCCGGCTGAACCTTGAGGACGGCAACATCGTTGGCCTCGAAGCCCTGGTGCGCTGGCGTCACGGCGAGCGCGGGCTGCTGCCGCCGAGTGAATTCGTGCCGCTGGCCGAACAGAGTGGCCTGATCGTGCCGCTGGGCTACTGGGTAATTTCCCGAGCACTGCGCGACATGCAGGCCCTGCGCGAACGCGGGCTGGCGCCCTTGCACATGGCGGTCAACCTGTCTTTCCGGCAGTTCCAGGACAGCCAGTTGCTGCCGACCCTGAGCCGGCTGATTACCGAGCGGGGCGTCGAGGCCCAGTGGCTGGAGTTCGAACTCACCGAAACCGCGGTCATGCGCCGCAGTGAACTGGTCAAGCAGACCATGGATGCCTTGGGCCGCCTGGGGGTGCGTTTCTCCCTGGACGACTTCGGCACCGGCTTCTCCTCGTTCGTGCACCTCAACAGCCTGCCCATCGCCCTGCTCAAGATCGACAAGAGCTTCGTCGGCGGCATGGAGCAGCGCGAAGAAAACCGCAAACTGGTGCATGCGATGATCAACCTCGCGCACAACCTCAATCTGGAGGTGGTGGCCGAAGGTGTGGAGACCCGGGAGCAGTTGGACCTGCTGCGTGGCTTTGGTTGCGATCAGGTGCAGGGCTTCTTGATCAGCAAACCGTTGCCGCTGCCTGAATTGGTTGAATACCTGACGTTTGATGGCAACCAATCGACGCAGGAAGTCGTGGTCTGA
- a CDS encoding aldose 1-epimerase family protein, producing MTSLKLLVALSALGAASHAMAWDYVLLDTDKAAQPWQITSQQLGVKTDKPFSVTLRTLHGGRQEGVSIVDIDNGAMKLSVVPTRGMNVLQASVGNVRMGWDSPVKEVVNPAFIELNGRGGLGWLEGFNELVTRCGYEWVGHPGMDNGELLTLHGRAANIPANKVTVHIDEKPPYAITLKGELKEQAFKKVDFSVQTELVTEPGSVTFALSDTLTNNGDYPKEYQALYHSNFSTPFLEQGARFVAPVKQVSPFNDKAKGDLPDWQTYRAPTKDYDETVYNVVPYADAKGDTLTVLHNKAGSLGVSVGFNTGTLPVFSLWKNTDTQGQGYVTGLEPGTSFSYNRRYQRPLGLVPTIGPKEHKQFQIHYSLLADKGAVDKALKRIDAIQNGQKTEVRETPLVDLSKP from the coding sequence ATGACTTCGCTCAAACTCCTCGTTGCCCTTAGCGCCCTGGGCGCTGCCTCCCATGCCATGGCTTGGGATTATGTCCTGCTCGATACCGATAAAGCGGCTCAGCCGTGGCAAATCACCAGTCAGCAGCTCGGCGTGAAAACCGACAAACCCTTTTCCGTGACGTTGCGCACCCTGCACGGTGGCCGGCAAGAAGGCGTCAGCATCGTTGATATCGACAACGGCGCCATGAAGCTTTCGGTCGTCCCGACCCGTGGCATGAATGTGCTGCAGGCGTCGGTCGGGAATGTGCGCATGGGCTGGGATTCGCCGGTCAAGGAAGTGGTCAATCCGGCGTTCATCGAACTCAATGGCCGCGGTGGGTTGGGTTGGCTTGAAGGTTTCAATGAATTGGTGACCCGCTGTGGTTACGAATGGGTCGGCCATCCCGGCATGGACAACGGTGAACTGCTGACCCTGCATGGTCGTGCGGCCAACATCCCGGCCAACAAGGTCACCGTGCACATCGATGAAAAGCCTCCATACGCCATCACCCTGAAAGGCGAGTTGAAGGAACAGGCCTTCAAGAAGGTCGACTTCTCGGTGCAGACCGAACTGGTTACCGAGCCGGGTAGCGTGACGTTCGCCCTCAGCGACACGTTGACCAACAACGGCGATTATCCGAAGGAATACCAGGCGCTCTATCACAGCAACTTCAGCACACCTTTCCTGGAGCAGGGCGCGCGTTTCGTGGCGCCGGTCAAGCAGGTCTCGCCGTTCAACGACAAGGCCAAGGGCGATTTGCCGGATTGGCAAACTTACCGGGCCCCGACCAAGGATTACGACGAAACCGTTTATAACGTCGTGCCCTACGCTGACGCCAAGGGCGATACGCTCACGGTCCTGCACAACAAGGCCGGTAGCCTTGGTGTGTCGGTAGGTTTCAACACCGGTACGCTTCCAGTGTTCTCCCTGTGGAAAAACACCGATACGCAAGGCCAGGGCTACGTGACCGGGTTGGAACCAGGCACCAGTTTTTCCTATAACCGCCGGTATCAGCGGCCACTGGGCTTGGTGCCCACGATCGGACCGAAAGAGCACAAGCAATTCCAGATTCACTACAGCCTGTTGGCGGACAAAGGCGCTGTGGATAAAGCGCTCAAGCGCATCGACGCCATCCAGAACGGTCAAAAAACCGAGGTGCGGGAAACGCCGCTGGTTGACCTGAGCAAGCCATGA
- a CDS encoding methyl-accepting chemotaxis protein: protein MSQPRARIASQLGLALAVILAVVISGSTVFALRSLDSANLATREEHLASEARLMADQLNTFHSTLRESTQRLAGLFEKRFSAGLSVHPDQPVTVAGVQTPGLSLGGEVLNNNFKEVDDFKAMTAGVATVFVRSGDDFIRVSTSVSKQDGTRAIGTMLDRAGPAYGPVISGQSYIGRALLFGRFYMSQYTPVRDSSGKIIAVLYVGFDYTDAQNAQFENLKRFRIGQTGSLALLDEQNKWLVPPAGVQALEQAVTTINGLVKKPGKGAFWSDTAEDFYSVAVPFADGPWAVVASMPKTEIRAVTWSVGTQLAIGSLLAMLLAVGAAMWLLRSKLAPLGDLVRQAEALGAGDLSVRLNVSSHDEIGQLARAFNQMSQALSTMVEHIRKASQEVNSRAQALSGLSNGAYEGMEQQSGEITSMAGAVEEFSATSLDIADNMGNTQRLAQENAQQTQIGRTSMGEASSSLEQISSALNSTATVINTLGQRSQEIGGIVGVITSIAEQTNLLALNAAIEAARAGEQGRGFAVVADEVRSLASRTRQATDEISGMISSIQQETGNAISTMEQGKVLMQEGLSRNANVASALERIDEQSRSAGQQFAAITTATQEQSSTATLLSSNLQSIAMANSEQRQVVSNLAVTAKELEKLAQDLRQEVDRFR, encoded by the coding sequence ATGTCTCAACCCCGTGCCCGAATCGCCTCACAGCTAGGCCTTGCCCTTGCCGTGATACTGGCGGTCGTGATCTCCGGCAGTACCGTCTTTGCTTTGCGTTCGCTGGATTCCGCCAACCTTGCCACCCGTGAAGAACACCTGGCCAGCGAAGCACGCCTGATGGCCGACCAGCTCAATACGTTCCACAGCACCTTGCGCGAGAGCACTCAACGATTGGCAGGCTTGTTCGAAAAGCGCTTCAGCGCGGGCCTGAGCGTGCATCCGGACCAGCCAGTAACCGTGGCGGGTGTACAGACCCCTGGCTTGAGCCTGGGTGGTGAAGTGTTGAACAACAACTTCAAGGAAGTCGATGACTTCAAAGCGATGACCGCCGGGGTTGCCACAGTATTCGTGCGAAGCGGCGATGATTTCATTCGTGTCAGTACCTCAGTCAGCAAACAGGACGGTACCCGGGCCATCGGTACCATGCTCGACCGTGCCGGGCCAGCCTACGGCCCGGTGATCAGCGGGCAGAGCTACATCGGTCGGGCTCTGCTTTTCGGGCGTTTCTACATGTCGCAGTACACGCCCGTACGCGACAGCAGCGGCAAGATCATTGCCGTGTTGTATGTGGGATTCGATTACACCGACGCGCAGAACGCGCAGTTCGAGAACCTCAAGCGCTTCCGCATCGGCCAGACCGGTTCGCTGGCCTTGCTGGACGAACAAAACAAATGGCTGGTGCCGCCGGCGGGCGTGCAAGCGCTGGAGCAGGCGGTCACGACCATCAATGGCTTGGTCAAAAAGCCGGGTAAGGGTGCGTTCTGGAGCGACACCGCCGAGGACTTCTACAGCGTTGCCGTGCCATTTGCAGATGGGCCGTGGGCTGTCGTGGCAAGCATGCCGAAAACTGAAATTCGCGCCGTGACCTGGAGCGTCGGTACGCAACTGGCCATTGGCAGCCTGTTGGCGATGTTGCTGGCGGTCGGCGCGGCCATGTGGCTGCTGCGCAGCAAGCTGGCGCCGTTGGGGGACCTGGTGCGTCAGGCCGAAGCGTTGGGCGCCGGCGACCTGAGCGTGCGCCTGAACGTGTCGAGCCACGATGAGATCGGCCAACTAGCCCGTGCTTTCAACCAGATGAGCCAGGCTCTGTCGACCATGGTCGAGCACATCCGCAAAGCCTCGCAAGAGGTCAACAGCCGGGCGCAGGCCCTGTCCGGGTTGTCCAACGGCGCATACGAAGGGATGGAGCAGCAGTCTGGGGAAATCACCAGCATGGCTGGCGCGGTGGAAGAGTTCAGCGCTACCTCGCTGGATATCGCCGATAACATGGGCAACACCCAGCGCCTGGCCCAGGAAAACGCACAGCAAACTCAGATCGGTCGTACCTCGATGGGTGAAGCGTCGTCGTCCCTGGAGCAAATTTCCAGCGCGTTGAACAGCACCGCTACGGTCATCAACACCTTGGGCCAGCGTTCCCAGGAAATCGGTGGCATCGTCGGGGTCATCACCTCGATCGCCGAACAGACCAACCTGCTGGCCTTGAACGCCGCCATCGAAGCCGCGCGTGCGGGTGAGCAGGGTCGCGGTTTCGCCGTGGTGGCTGACGAAGTTCGCAGCCTGGCGTCCCGTACCCGTCAGGCCACTGACGAAATTTCCGGCATGATCAGCAGCATCCAGCAGGAAACTGGTAACGCCATCAGCACGATGGAGCAAGGCAAGGTGTTGATGCAGGAAGGCTTGTCGCGCAACGCCAATGTGGCCTCGGCCTTGGAGCGTATCGACGAACAGAGCCGCTCCGCCGGCCAGCAATTCGCGGCAATCACCACCGCGACCCAAGAGCAAAGCAGCACCGCGACCTTGCTCAGCAGCAACCTGCAAAGCATCGCCATGGCCAACAGCGAACAGCGCCAGGTGGTCTCGAACTTGGCGGTCACCGCCAAGGAACTGGAAAAATTGGCCCAGGACCTGCGCCAAGAGGTTGATCGGTTCCGCTGA
- a CDS encoding xanthine phosphoribosyltransferase — protein MEALHQKIREQGIVLSDQVLKVDAFLNHQIDPQLMKLIGDEFAALFKDSGITKIVTIEASGIAPAIMTGLILGVPVIFARKQQSLTLTENLLSATVYSFTKKTESTVAISPRHLTSSDRVLIIDDFLANGKASQALISIIKQAGATVAGLGIVIEKSFQGGRAELDAQGYRVESLARVKSLAGGVVTFID, from the coding sequence ATGGAAGCCCTGCACCAGAAAATCCGCGAGCAAGGCATCGTGCTTTCCGACCAGGTTCTGAAAGTCGACGCGTTTCTCAACCACCAGATCGACCCGCAGTTGATGAAGCTGATCGGTGACGAATTCGCCGCGCTGTTCAAGGACTCAGGCATCACCAAGATCGTCACCATCGAGGCTTCGGGCATTGCCCCCGCGATCATGACCGGCCTGATCCTTGGCGTACCGGTGATTTTCGCCCGCAAGCAACAGTCCCTGACCCTGACGGAAAACCTGCTGTCGGCGACCGTGTATTCGTTCACCAAAAAGACCGAAAGCACCGTGGCCATCAGCCCGCGCCACCTGACCAGCAGCGACCGGGTACTGATCATCGATGACTTCCTGGCCAACGGTAAAGCGTCCCAGGCGCTGATCTCCATCATCAAGCAGGCTGGCGCCACGGTGGCAGGCTTGGGGATCGTGATCGAGAAGTCGTTCCAGGGTGGTCGCGCCGAACTGGATGCCCAGGGCTATCGTGTTGAATCGTTGGCCCGGGTGAAGTCCCTGGCCGGTGGGGTCGTGACCTTTATCGATTGA